The Ruania alba genome has a window encoding:
- a CDS encoding DUF6318 family protein, giving the protein MEAPERPVEMGEETVEGAVAAAKYFMQLHPYINATGDFTEWDALVDQRCVNFCAAARSDADELHDAGGYSIGGDVEFLSESGDGPYDVDSLENAYVVDLSVRFAASEDVSGDGSRQSYEAGEVDFRVALIWSDGDWAVVDAWTPEAE; this is encoded by the coding sequence GTGGAGGCGCCGGAGCGGCCGGTGGAGATGGGGGAGGAGACCGTTGAGGGGGCGGTGGCCGCGGCTAAGTACTTCATGCAACTGCACCCGTACATCAACGCAACGGGAGATTTCACCGAATGGGACGCGTTGGTCGACCAGCGCTGTGTGAACTTTTGTGCTGCCGCACGTTCAGATGCGGACGAGTTGCACGACGCAGGGGGCTACTCGATCGGCGGTGACGTTGAGTTTCTGTCCGAGTCAGGGGACGGCCCGTATGACGTGGACTCGCTGGAGAACGCCTACGTCGTGGATCTCAGCGTGCGATTCGCCGCATCGGAGGATGTGAGCGGGGACGGTTCGCGGCAGTCGTACGAAGCCGGTGAAGTCGACTTCCGTGTTGCCCTGATCTGGTCGGATGGAGATTGGGCCGTGGTAGATGCTTGGACACCGGAGGCAGAGTGA